gtttcgagctttacgcgatccctcttcaggtgacagccataactttgatttttttaaataggaaagtacatcatgtgataccttatttaaaagatcttaaaatactgatttcaaaaatgtataatactttattCCCTTTTAAGGGCGTATTCGCAAAATTtcgttcgaattatttttaaatgcattaattttgttcaaatcctgagaaaactaagaaatatttttgaaaaatttaaacgcagaatgaaatactacattattactgagagctgaaggtcccttagaatatacaaaacgtttcttttgaatgatatatttgaaattaaacataagactgaatttttatttttttcacccctgtgacttattaaaataatcattatagaagttctaaTGGACTTTTTACCCTCGATAACACGGCAAtatttcattatgcgtttaaattttttaaaaatactatttagttttctcaggattcgaaaaaaataaaagcgtttaaaaataattcgaacgaaattttgcgcctacgctcttaaataggattaaagtattatacatttttgtaataagtATTTCAAAAGCTATTAAATAAGGTATCAcgtgatgtactttcctatttacaaaaatcaaatttatgtctgtcacctgaagagggatcgcgtaaatttcgaaacgttgatgctataatatagtACGATTAGTTTAAAAATTGAACTGTCCGAGCATTTtgtttatattcttaaaataaacaaatgaacagggggggtaacacttattccaccgcactgtatgagAGCTTATAGCTCAATGATGTATTAGATGTGAGACATTTGACCTCACacacaacgtatgctgcaccaattcaacataatcgccagaaaattaacatgttaatttcctcacaaaagacaaaatgcatggttataacagcagatccaataagatgtaaattggagctggaaggtcagataatagaacaagtgatggagtttaaatacctaggcatcattctatctagctacggaaggctcgaaacagaagtggaaggtCAAGTGAATAGAGAAAAGAGAGCCGGAGGTTGCCTGAAtcacacaatatggagaaataaatatatcggaaaagaaattacaaaactgtcatcagaccaataatgacataagcggcagaaactcgacccgacacagagaggaaaAAGATGGCTCAAAACAGcgaagatgaaaacccttcgaaaaatcgatggtaagactctatgggatagagctagaagtacagatatacgacggatatgcaaggtgtataacattaataactgggtaagaaacagaagaatagaatagaatcaCCACGTatgccgaatgacaacaaatagggtagttaggacagcgagagacggttccccaataggaagacgatcggtgggaagaccacgaaaacgatggaacgacaacttactagaggaacattgaaaaaacagagtcatgtctatacaaaaagaagaagaagaagaagacatttgacctcggacttccggttttagagttgccgGAAGTGCTAGTTTAAGGTGgtcgaaatagtataagcgatgtACTATTCGACGCACCTTAGCAGGACGAGAACAAAGTATAATATACTTCCAGCTTCATGCCAGTGTGTCCGTCTGTCTatctgcgaatataactcctacatGATTAAAACAGGTAGGTAGAATAGcaagtgaggtgtcaaatgagagcttctaacacagagatggtattagaggtgagaaatttgacttcgGACTTCTGATTTCAGGGTTCCAACCGGAAACACCTACTATTATAAAATCGTcgtaataatacaaggaagataAATATTATTCCATGCGCCTTAGTTATTGATACGGACTATACGATCGGCGGCGCATCGGAGAAGAAATAATTTCTATACCCCGTAAATATCAAATAACGATTCAACTTAAAGCTAGCTTAGTTGTAATAAATGtgtcctatattttatttttcgacaaaaaaaaacgttttcaggtttttcgcaaataactcaaaaactaagtattttatcgaaaaaaataatctTAGCAAATTAGTAGCATAGAAACAAACGAAACCAGTTGTATATCCgtgaagtctatagacccagcaaaagtaaagttgtagctcatgaaaaatacgttcttattcgtcaaattaaaaatcgaatatttcaacgtaaaataaccaaaaggTGACGCACTTTTAAACtcattacctaacttttttaaagtgtttagaaaaatatttatttttatcttttataaaaatttataaaactaagcgagttacgttCAAAACAAAGTTAgcctttttttgttaaaaaaactcGTGAAAATCTTCCCCTATTTAGAAccacaaataaaattaatcgataccgctttacaaacaaattactttacttatgtattttttatatgacctgtaagttttaCAAGTTTaaactgcttatttttgaaaggattATAGTTGAAAATGCTTGAaagagtcactaatcacgagtgtatgcaaattttgaacagtcataacTAGTTCTTTTCTTACAGacaaacaaaatgaaactagcatatttataaaagcaaaacctacattttttactgtttaagatttttcgtATTAATAGTAGTAGGGGatgaaagtatgctaaatttgcagttactccaGCGTTGTGGGGAgttattgggttgtgaaaagtaggtcctaaaaccaaaaaaagttaagtttagttttccataaagtggggtactttcaattttttaatttaatttttcatttccaacaatcgttttttccgattatagcgtcatctctCCATATTTCGAAGAAATGTCtccaataaaagttgcttatttttacgtaaacaatacaaatctgcaataaaaattggaggctcctatttaagattttaaagtaacccccgcccccctccgtggggggtcatgtttggtgctattcgatagatttttcaaaaatattgaatacgtttatttttcagtttttcgatctgctcttcatttcgcaaaatatcgcggggttcgtatttaaaattttaaatttaccccctccccctccgtgggggtcgtgtttggtatcattcgagagatttttgaaaaatattaaaaacccaACTAACAGTTAACTACaactaacataagtcagaaaaaaattacgtTAGAACTATTCCACAGTTgttaaatgaaagagcatgagctgctatattttcaacatggtttaaaaaaagcgaataaaaaatgcatttattaataataaataattatgcaaaagtatcgtaaatctttccttataaacattttattttgttgtataagaaattatatatatttattacaattttttatcaattatgatataaataacattctttggtagttgtgcacttaaaacagcgtaaaaaagttatttttttttgtggaaaaagttattcaaaattttataaggaaatatttacgatacctttgcataattatttattactaatagatgcattttttattcgcttttttaaaccaagtttaaaatatagctcatgctcttccatttgacacctgtggaatggttctagcatcatttttttctgacttatgttattgcaaaaaaatgctctctgagataaacaattcgaataaaatttaaacaattgaatgaatcgctttgaaatttttatcacatattaagcaccaaagaaccctcatttgacaaaaatttcgaaCCTGTACTATAACATTCCGTTAACTTCTAATCATTTTTATTGTTATgcgatttaaattttaataatgttctgtTATTAAATTCTACTTGAAACAATTGCTAATAAATATTTCGTCTTTCACTGACGTCATCACAAACCTATAGATTAGCAGACCTGTACGTTTTGTACCTTGTGTACTCCTGGCGGTAAACCCATGAACCGTATTGTGACATGGTCGGCGTAGAACGGAAAATAAGATATCACTTTGGTCGGATCCTTCAACCGAATAAATACCTAGTGGCAGATAACCTATCCACGTAAAAGTGGCGAATATTTCATTCTTGTTTCAAGTCATAGTATTATTTTGAAAAGAAACTATCCAAGTTTATTACGTATGTGTTTAGTGGGCTGAAGAAACGAGGTTGGAGGTTCGCAGCAGTGATTTGTGGTTTatctggtaaataatttttttgtttttacacGCTACTATAAcgccatatttgttttttgtcttatttgacgtcttcaaaaaaattttactatTAAATCTTGCAGTGAGCTTATTAATTCAGGCTGGTATCTTTTAACTATTTCATTGTCTGTAATATCCACTAAGAGGGAAAGTATTTTGTCATAAATCTTAAAAAATTATCTCTCTTAATTTGTGGGGTTATGTTACATCACATATTACCCAATtccaattttatatattataatcatGAAGTTCTGAAACATAGTAAATTCCGTACATCATATCCACCGATCATGTTCCGATATTTggtattttcataaatttttacACTACTTTGGCATTATTCCATATCATTTAATAACTATACTATTTTTTATGAAAAGCTATttccaaaataaatatattcagcATTTAAATTTTAGACTTACGTGTCTACATATTATCGAGTCAAGGCCATTTTATATGCCAATCTTATGACAAGGTCACCAAACAGTCTAGTGGAAGATTGTTTTTTCCTTTCTAATGAGATAGCTTTTTCTGATTCTTctttattctaaataaaaactTCCTGATTTTTGCTTTTCTTTCTCTGACTTTTCCCTACATTATTACAAGGAAGTAAAACCAGGATTCTATTTTTTTTAGCCACTGGGGAAAATCGTTTAACTACTTCTACCACCTGAGAAGGACTGCTTTTCGACCAAGTCACCTAGGGGACAAGTACTAGAGGAACATGTAATTTTTGTTCTTCATTATCCTGCATTTTGGAGAATTGCCGTGTTACGGTTGACTGCGTAGCACCATTCTGTGCTTAAGACTTTACTGAGAAGTAGTAAGGAAAACTTGTGGGGACAATATCAGGTCAATCGGGTTTGTTTCGGGAACTTTTTATATTTAACAGTGCAATAGTTATCTACCTATACCAGTACACTTATacacttatttttttataatatccagaACCTTTAAGTAATTAACATACACATAATTCAATAGCGCTCCAACACCTGTATGTCTCTTTGTAAAAGAGGATAATTTGGGCCCAAATAACCTTTTCCCATACAGTAGTtccttacatttattttttattaatattattagactTGTTTCCCATATTTTtcatataactatatatatattttaatattattagctTGTTTCTTGTAATTTAAATTCCCAATCTGTTTGCTTAACTTAAATTCatttgttattaaattaaattcaaatCCTAATCCCTATCCCTTCAGGATAGCTATTAGTTTTACTTGGTCATTATTAAAAACCACGAGTCAGAAAAAGGATCTTTATCATCCAGGACTGCGTTGGTTCAGTTAGGTGTTGCCTATTCAACTCATTGAGTTATATATATTTGTATGGTTCATCCTAGGTAGGTATTTTAGTATTGATTTCTTGTAGTAtttaacgttgctgtacgtattacaatcgtacgattatttggtgaaggttgttgtTTAACCTTAGTGTAAGTTGGGGGTAcgctccatataagagctacCCCAGTACTAATGTAATTATAGTTGTATACTCATATTCAGATAAGTAGTTAAGtcaaattgtcattttagagttacataggtTGTAttttttctaactcagaggttgtcaataatctaggtagttatattttaataaatatttatttgtttgtatatcaattattttttttcccattttttaatttaataatttaatatattgaataatttacagcagtgtaagatacctgggagttCGGTCCATCCCTACTTCTGGCGCCCGCAAtttagtctattttatttatctcttatatttttctatttttattatattaatatttattctatCTATTTTATAAGCCTCTCTTTTTATATTCATATTTCTGGTTCTAGTCATCATCCCTCTTTAGTTtaagctactgttcttcgacaggcatgcaaacgagccgtacccatccttgagtgtcaagtcgTTCTCTTGCATTtcttgctagccaattctatttagtttgcctctgtctcccCATACTTCTATTATCAGTTCCTCACCCACTCACTCATTTCACCTTAGCATTCTAGTtctacaaatactactgcaaagtagtttTTTGTTACATCGGCAGCCCAACTTGGTGCCAACCTTTTAtaggttctaagacagtagttcttttagttcatttttttcttttatttatattattcccTTCTGATATCTTTTTATACATTATGTTCTGATTTATTTTGTCTTTAACTATTTACTAATACTAAACAGGTACACTGTCACTGCTGTATCTATTAATTAGTTGAGATTTTGAAACCTCGTTTATAGTTTTGTTATacagcttacattctgggttgAATTTGAAACGAAGTATAAGTAACTAACATATATTAGaatatattattttactctttcagCCAATGTTGTATTTGTACGTACAGTAATcgttaatacttacatatttttttttctagtacaagtataataactatttttttccaatatttaggtactatatttacttgattataccttatttactttatttatttgatacatatattttgctggccatttttgatttgttggtgtgttgctaataGTTTCTCCGAACTTATATATTTTGCGTACAAATTTAAGTATATTTCGTATTTCTGACCTTTGGATTGCTTGTCAATAATTTTTGTTTCaacatgtgtgcttttaaagttgaacatcttctggtggacgaATTGGACTATGAGTTAAAAATTAGGGACATAGTAACAGAGCAGTCGGCAACAGTCGATAGAAAACGCAATCTTTTGCGGGGTGCTTTGAAGCAAGAAGCAGGCAATAGGAGTTTCACTCAACTTTCAGCTGTACATATCCCTTTTGAGGACCAACGGAAAGGAATATCCGAAACGTTGGATAGCTTGTCTAAGAAAATAGagaagtttaggggaactgtacaAGACACTGAATATGCTCGATTAATATCTCGTCTAACTCATATTTCTGGCCGTGTACACTTGTTACATTGTACTACGGAAGAGCAGGAACCTTTTAAAaagtctgtttctcttaaaatccTTACATTGGAGGGTGAGCTTGATTCTAAGGTTAACCCCATAGCCACatctactcctaatgctccagTAAGTGTCGTTCCTAGTTTCACATATTCCAAACCcgttcaagtacacaaatggggtgtttcattttcaggtgaaaaacagcacacggATGTGATTTCATTTTTAGAAAAGGTTGAGTGTCTTCGTGTATCTAGAGGGGTCTCCGAGGACAATTTGTTTGCGGCTTCAGCCGAATTGTTTACCGGTCCTGCTTTCACCTGGTTCATGAATAATAGGGGTAATTTGTCTTGCTGGTCTGATCTCGTTCGCAAGTTGAGGTCAGATTTTCTTCCTTACTCATACCAGGATGATCTCTTGGATGAAATCAAAAACCGTAAGCAGAAACCAGGAGAGTCTGTCACTATGTtcattaatactatattaggcaTGTGTAGCCGTTTAGCTACTCCTTTATCTGATTTGTCCAAAATAAAAATCATCTTAAAATGTTTATTGCCTTTTTACCATCAACAGTTAGCCCTTATGGACATCCAGAGTATTGATGATCTCACTGtaaagtgcaaacgtttggaggaaacgttatcctggtcttctcagcCTTCGTCTTCATCTCGACCCTCTTCTAATTcctcttctcagccaacttcctatAGACAACGTTCTTGGCAAAATAAGGGCCATGAACATAATGTTTCTGTTTTTAGTTCTGTTGTTTGCTGGAATTGTCACCAGTCTAATCATAAGTTCAATGATTGTGGTATCCCACAAACtcgtattttctgccacggttgCGGTAGGGAAAATACTCTCAAAAGAAATTgttttaagtgttcgggaaacgaaatgtcggaggtccgtcccctgagcgtttctccgtccaacacccaatcagggaatcaaaccccatcagAAAACGAGACCGCTGGCCCAAGCACACCCAGCAACTCAAACCCATCTTCCAGTCGGAAAGGGAAGAGAGTATCATTCAAGAAACAagcacacaccacaaatcaaAATCAGTCCAGAAATTAACTTTGAGTCAGGATACGTTGAATTCGCAGGATTCACATGATTACAAACCCACAAATTCTTCTTTAATGAGTAGTGTTAAGTATAATAATGTATTTGATAGTGAAGtagttccatataacggttgtagccaaccaaatattttagatttagatattaattctttattggttaggaaacaaaatgataataggtcATATTTACCTAtccaaattttaggacaatcgtgtttagctttattagatagtggctctaatatttcgttgataggagcacattcattaaatttattgaaaaatgctaatattcccattatgcccatttcatcctTGCAAGTATCTAcagcagatggtacagttcagtctaTTACAGGCAAACTACAAATTGAAATCACAGTGGCAAATTTATGTAggcaaattacattttatgttattccttctgtacagaattctataattttaggtatggactttttcaatgcttttaatagcactttaagttgttctgatttttctttttccatatctgaattcaatctgtctacccttagtgctatacatgatttttccagtttatctagttctgaacaaaggcaattggagaatatgatctctcagtttactactatttcttcaaatgacaaactaggccgtacttcattaatatctcacactattgaggtgggaaatcctactcctttcagattatatcagtatcccatacctcaagcctagcaggcagatttagaaaaagaagtagattcgatgcttgctttgaatatcatagaacattcaacgtcgtcctattgttccccactctggttaacaaagaagaaggatggatccttcaggatctgctttgatggtcgaaaactaaacagtatcaccactaacagggatgcttatccaattccccgaattgatgtgattttgagcaaacttcagaatgccaaatacatctcttcgatagatttgtctaaggccttcttaCAGATCCCattgagtgaagagagcaagaaatacactgctttcgctgtcagtggtaaaggattattccagtttgtcaccatgccttttggtcttgtttctgctcctcagacaatgtgtcgtctgatggatttagtcattggtccacagttagagccctatgttttctattatttggacgATATTTTAGTAGTCACTCccgatttttcccttcatatggaaattttagataaattgtttttacgtcttaaggaagctaatctaacaattaatctggataagtgtcagttttgtcgccctagtcttaagtttttgggttatgttgttgataatcagggtctaaggactgatcctgagaaaatagttgctattaagaattttcctatacctaagaccaccacccaagtccgtaggatattgggaatgtgtggatattaccgccggtttgtaccttcgtactctaccttgttgtcacctcttacggatcttttgaagaacaggaaaaaggggcagaccattacctggactcctgaggctgatgaagcttttaggcgcgttaaagaggctttaactagcgcaccagtcatgatgtcacctaattttaatgagcatttttatttgatgactgattgctctaatactgcttctggtggcgtattgttccagttgaaagatggctcggAACATCCCATAGCTTACACGAGTAAGAAATTGAATAAGGCACAGAAAAACTATTCCACcacggagaaagaactcttagctatcatacatgggttggaagcatttcgttattatttagagggccgtaatttcaccataattacggaccatagttccttggtatggcttcatagtatgaaaaacccatctcagagactttcccgatggatatgcaaactggcggcttattcatataagattgttcatcgaaaggccaacggggtagtggttgctgatgctctttcccgtgtTCATGATCTTAATGTATTAGATTTGTCCACCTTAACTCCTGAcgagtggtatcagaatatgattgatagggttactcaagacccacaaaattatcctgattttaaggtagagaacaatatactgtacaaacatatcttaagtcctatagaggccttatccaatatgtcagattggaaaatagttgtacctacgccaaatagggagaaCATCTTacgtatgtttcatgatgaagttactgctggacattttggattttataaaacttttaatcgaattgccgaattatattattggcctgatATGCGCAAGTCTATCAAAAGGTATATCTCTAAGTGTATAGTTTGTGCAACTTGTAAACCCAGTCATTTACCACAAGCTGGACTCATGGGTTCCTTTAGGAATattaattttccttggcagatgatctcgttggatctcattggaccttatcctcgTAGTTATAAGGGTAATACTTATtgcttggtagttgtggattatttcaccaaatttcctttagtttgccctcttcgtcaggccacaactccagcaattttgaaatatttagaggaacaagtctttttgttgtttggtgttccccaaattgtgtcatgtgacaatggtcctcagtttgtttcgaaggcttttaaagaccttctaactaaatataaggttcagaagaccttctataatgctgcctaccatcctcaagccaatcatactgagagagtgaatcgcagtattgtcacagccctaaggtcctatacattcccagatcacagagcttgggatcaatatatccattccatagctcaagccataaggacctcTGTCCATGAGGTTACCCAATGTTCTCCTGCATATCTCAATTTTGGTAGACATGTTGCTTTATCTGGTGACTATTTTGGTGCAATTTCAGACACTTCCACAAATCTACCTCAGATATCCGATaaccttcatcgcttagatgatctccagactctacctcaaattttttctgacattcgcaagaagttaaaaacttcctatctaaagaaccagcagcagtataacttgaggaaaagagatctgcgattcttcgtTGGAGATAGAGTGTTGAACGAAACTTTGTGAAGTCCAATAAGGGTGATGCTATTTCGGCaaaattttgccagaaatataTTCCTTGTACGGTCGTGAAGGTAATATCTCCGTTAGTTTATGAATTGAAGGACAATGCGACTAACAAACGAATTGGACAATTTCacgtaaaggatttactgcctgataacACCATGGATGAAGTTGATTCGTCATCTTCGGAAGAAGATTAACTCTATAGGGTTTTTAGAGCTAACCTCTTCCTCTATGTGTCTTTAGCTCAATCCTTATTATGATTtgatattttagtttaatattttattcaccagatagagcaggtacaatttttatcttttggcattgttgttagatgacttccaatttatgaatcattaggttaattatttatgttgtactcttattagtcctgtcgccagggggggtacaacggcctcgttaattcagatggacttacccaagttttttttatgtattttgacccgtagaacacgaattttttgggtaacagttgatccggatgtcgataagattgttatagaccaagaacttgaggaatcaaataacagcgatttttggcaaaacaaaacaatattttgtattttttgggtcattttaagcaaaaaatatttctacaagttttttagtaggatgcacagttttcgagataaacgcggttgaactttcaaaaaatcgaaaaactgcaatttttaaacccgaataacttttgattaaaaaataaaatagcaattctgcttagcgcctttgaaagttcaagtcaaattatgtcggttttgcttatttgcattgctaaaaatttattgtgttattgttaaacaaagctacaaacaactagtgcgtgagtgatgtttctatgatttctcatttaaaatcgaacgagtaggtagaataggtactagtgcaatcaagactatttctacgttacatgcgttaaaacacatgtaaaagcacgggaaaccctacgtgtttatagctttgttaaacaataaaaaaataaatttttaccaatggaaataatcaaaaccgatataatttgacttaaacttttaaatgcggtaagcagacttgctattttattttttaatcaaaagttattcgggttcaaaaattgcaatttttcgatttttttaaagttcaaccgcgtttatctcgaaaactgtgcatcctacgaaaaaacttgtagaaatattttttacttaaaatggcccaaaaaatacaaaatagtgttttgttttgccaaaaatcgctgttatttgattcctcaagttcttggtctataacaatcttatcgacatccggatcaactgttacccaaaaaattcgtgttctacgggtcaaaatacataaaaaaaacttgagtaagtccatctgaattaacgaggccgttgtaccccccctggcgacaggactatatgcatgagcttatcaatttttttttcattattaatgttgcactttaattattatgaattaacatttttaattaCTAACCCTGTCAGTTGGATCATCTAGTTAATAAGAACCTACTTGTATTTTTTAGTATGTGCACATCACCCCTTAGCATAGGAGGGATGTTGATTATTGTATATTTAAGTATATATTTGAATATGTAGGCTCATACAAGTACGttggtttaatattgatatttattATGGAACTATGGGACTAACAATATTATACACTACTTATCTTAGGTTGtatgttgtatttttgatatttgattacatcctatttttttatacatcttttattatcttgttattggatttgccatattgcAAAGATGTTGTGGTttttaatttgatattggtttactTTATCCACATTTGTCACGGATATCTTTGTAATCATTTATATCGTTATGCCCTACACTGTATGATTCTGTAATCAGGTTGGAATTTTGATGTATGTATGgatttcttcttatgaactagtctgcCAATGCTTTGTCAATGCTAGCTAATGAATccgtgggttcgaagtt
This genomic window from Diabrotica virgifera virgifera chromosome 1, PGI_DIABVI_V3a contains:
- the LOC126881844 gene encoding uncharacterized protein LOC126881844, which produces MCAFKVEHLLVDELDYELKIRDIVTEQSATVDRKRNLLRGALKQEAGNRSFTQLSAVHIPFEDQRKGISETLDSLSKKIEKFRGTVQDTEYARLISRLTHISGRVHLLHCTTEEQEPFKKSVSLKILTLEGELDSKVNPIATSTPNAPVSVVPSFTYSKPVQVHKWGVSFSGEKQHTDVISFLEKVECLRVSRGVSEDNLFAASAELFTGPAFTWFMNNRGNLSCWSDLVRKLRSDFLPYSYQDDLLDEIKNRKQKPGESVTMFINTILGMCSRLATPLSDLSKIKIILKCLLPFYHQQLALMDIQSIDDLTVKCKRLEETLSWSSQPSSSSRPSSNSSSQPTSYRQRSWQNKGHEHNVSVFSSVVCWNCHQSNHKFNDCGIPQTRIFCHGCGRENTLKRNCFKCSGNEMSEVRPLSVSPSNTQSGNQTPSENETAGPSTPSNSNPSSSRKGKRVSFKKQAHTTNQNQSRN